The Terriglobales bacterium sequence TTTGGGACTGGATGAGAAGGCGGTGGAAGCGGTCCGGCGCTGGCGATTCGAGCCCGCCATGAAGGACGGCCGCCCAGTCCCGGTGCAGATCAATGTCGAGGTGAGTTTCCGGCTGTATTGATCGGATCAATACGGGGAAAACCAAGGGGAAGGCGAACCTGCCTTCCCCTTATACTTTTGCGTGTTTGCGCCCGGCAACAGCGTCGGAATACGATAAGTCAGTGCCCCAACCTGGGACTTGCCCAACTTGCGGAGCGACTCTTCGGCCCGCTGGAGCCTGCACCGTCTGCGGCGCGCGCCAGGAGCGATCGCCGCTGACCTTTCGCAGTGAAGCCGGCGTGCTAGCGCTGCTCTTGGTCATCGGCATCGTCTTCTTCCTGGCGACCAGGTACGCCGTGGCATCGTATCGCGCCAAGGAGAGCCGACTCGCCAAGCAATGGGAAGCCAAGGGCCACGCCTTCTTGCAAGCCTCTCAGCCGTCAGGCGCCGTGGAAGCCTTCCAGAATGCGTTGCGCTACGACCCGACGAGCCAACAGCTCCGCTACGCCATGGTGGATTCGCTGCTGACTGCGGGGCGCTCCGAGCAGGCCCGTTCCTACCTGCTCAACATGTGGGAGCACCAACCTGCGAATGGGCTGGTGAACCTGCAGCTCGGGCGGATCGCGGCCAGCCGGAAAGATATTCGCGATGCCACGCAGTATTACCACAATGCGATCTACGGGGTGTGGGATTCGTCGCCGCAACAGAATCGCCTGCAGGCCCGCCTCGAGCTGGCCCACTTCCTGCTGGGCGAGAATGGCAAACGGGAGGCCGACGCCGAGTTGCTGGCCCTGGTGGCGAATTCTCCCCCAACCGCGGACCTGGCCTACACCGTGGGCGAGTTGTTCCTGCAAGCGGATGATGCCGCGAACGCAGAACGACAGTTCCAGTCTGCGCTGCAGTCTTCGCCGCGCGAGCCCAAGCTGCTGGCGGCGGCGGGGCGCGCTGCCTTCGCGCTGAAGAAATATGCGACGGCCGAATCCTACCTGGAACAGGCCAAGTCACGGGGAAATACGGACGCGGAAATAACCCGCCTCCTGGACTTGACTGATCTGATCCTGAAGAACGATCCCCTCGATCGCAGAGTATCGTTCGGCGCGCGTGTTCAAAGAACGATCCAGGCCATGGCAACAGCGACCAATCGGCTGGAGGCGTGCGCCTCCCAAACCGACAAGGCCGGGGGCACCCCCCCGGAGCTCGAACAGATGCTCCAGCAGCTTGACTCTGCACAGGACAAGAAGAAGCTTCAGGCGCTGCGGCACGATCCCGATCTGCTGATCGGTTCGGCGAAGGTTGCCTTCGCGGCGGAAGAGGCGGCCGCCGAGTCCTGCGGCCAGCCCCAGGGCCTGGATCTGGCTTTGCTGCTCATCGGACGCAGCCACTCCGAGGGGGAGCAATGAGTGCGGCGACCGACCGCCTCCGAAAGCCGATCCCCGAACAGCAGTTCTTTCTCTTGCTGGCCATCGTGATCGGGGTGTTCTCGGGGCTGGCGGTGGTGTGCTTCCGGATCGCCATCGAATGGTGCCGGCTATGGCTGCTGGGATCGGCCCTGGTGCCTCCGTCGCGCCGCATCATCCTGGCGCCCGCTCTCATCGGACTGGTGGTCGCCGTGCTCGTGATCCGCTTTTTTCCCCGCGCGCGGGGCAGCGGAGTCAACCAGACCAAGGGCGCGCTCTACATCTCCGACGGCTATATCCCTTTCAACACCGTGATCGGCAAGTTCCTGACCGCCGGAGCGGCCATCGGCAGCGGCCACTCCCTGGGTCCAGAAGACCCGTCGTTGCAGATCGGCGCGGGCTTGGCGTCGCTCATCGGCCGCAAGTTGCACCTGTCTCGCGAACGAATGCGCCTGGTGGCGCCGGTGGGGGCTGCTGCCGGGTTGGCCGCGGCCTTCAATTCGCCCATCACCGCCGTGCTCTTTGTCATCGAGGAAGTGATCGGACGGTGGAGCGCCGGCATCCTCGGTTCGGTAGTGCTGGCGGCAGTTTCCAGCGTGGTGGTAGAGCGATGGTTCCTGGGCGAGGCGCCGCTGTTCCGCATTCCTTCCATCGCGCTCAACCACCCTGGAGAGCTTGCGGCCTATGCCGTCCTGGGGGTGATCGGAGGGATCGCTTCGGTTGTTTTTCAGAAGCTGATCGGTCTTACGCGGCCGCGGATGAAGGCGCTCCCGCGCTGGACCCAGTATTTCCAGCCAGCGGCGGCTGGATTCCTGATCGGGCTCATCGGCCTGCGCTTCCCGCAAGTGATGGGCGCCGGGTACGAGTTCATCGACCAAGCCATGCACGACCAGTACACCTGGCAGTTGCTGGGCCTGCTGGCCGGGTTCAAGATCCTGGCCACCACGCTGTCCTTCAGCAGCGGCACCCCGGGCGGCCTCTTTGCCCCCACCCTTTTTGTCGGGGCGATGTTGGGCGGGGCGGTGGGCAGCGTGGAACGCATCTTCTTGCCGCAGCTCACCGTTCCTATCGGCGCCTATGCGTTGGTGGGCATGGGGACGCTCTTTGCCGGCTTCCTGCGCGCTCCCATGACCTCCGTATTCATGATCCTCGAAGTCAGCGGGAACTACGGCATCATCGTCCCGGTGATCATCTCCAATACCATCGCCTATTTGATCTCTCGTGCCTTCCAGCGGACTCCGATCTTCGACCTGCTGTCCGTGCAGGATGGCGTGTACCTGCCATCGATGGAAGAAGAGCGGGAGACGACGATCCTGCGGGTGGAAGATGCCATGCGTCTGCCCACGGTTCCGCCTCTGCTCACCATCAGCTCGATCGCTGATTCGATCGCTCTGGCCGAGGGCAGCGGCGAAAAGCACCTACTGGCCGTGGACCCCGCGGGCAACTGGTACGGCGTCGGCTGGACCCAGATGCTCGAACTGCAGCGCGCGGGGGCGGGCGGGCAGGCGCTCAGCGGGGCCGAGCTTATGCCGGTGCCCGTCCTGCATCCGGATCATGCTCTGGACGTCGCCCTGCGCCAGATCCACACCTACCCGGTGATGCCGGTGGTGCACCGCGTCAACATCCACGAGTTGATAGGGGTGGTATCGGTGCAGGACATCGTGGAGGCATATCGCCGCGCCGGTCGCGCGGCTGAGGACACGAAAGTCGCCGAAAACCTGGCTGCCGGGTAGGCTTGCCAGGGTAGCTTGTACGGGTGTCTCAATCCCCGTACACGGTACTTTTAGCGGACGCTGAGCTCTCCGAGCGCACCCTCGTACAACACGGCCCCGCCGGGATCGGCGCCCCGTGGGGGCAGGTGGCCGGATGTCCCAGCAGCGCGCAGATCTTCTCCGTGGCTTCGGGCGATAGGATGTGCTCGAACTTGCAGGCCTGCTGCTCGATCTCGGCTTCGTTCTCCATCTCCAAGGTTTGGGTGAAGAGCCGCTCCGCCAGGCGATGGCGGCGGATGATGTCGGAGGCCTTGGCCCGTCCCCGCTCGGTGAACTCCACCAGCAGGCTGCCGTCGGCGGGACCCGTCCCGGCGTGGTGGATCTGCTCGTGACAGGGATTCACCACCGGCTTGTGGTCGTGCACTTGTGGCGGATGCGGCTGCACGCTGACCAGCCCCAGCTTCGCCATCTTCTCCACCGCGACGGAGACCGGCAGCAGGCCGTCGGCCGACATGCGCTCGACTTCGGCGGGCTCGCCGTGCTCTTCGAGCACCCACATCTCCTCCAGGACCTCGTCGAACTGCTCCTCGTCGGAGAGGGAGAAGATCTCGTGGGCGGCGATGCGCCCGTGGTGCAGGTCGATGCGGCGCTCGGCCAGGCGAGCCATCACCGGATCGTGGGTCACCATGATGATAGTGCGCCCCTGGGCATGCAGCTCGCGCAGCAGGCGCAGCACGATCTCCTCGTTCTGCGCGTCGAGGTTGCCGGTGGGCTCGTCCGCCAGGATGATGCTGGGGTCGTTGATCAGCGCCCGGGCGATGCACACCCGCTGCTGCTCGCCGCCGGAGAGCTGCGCCGGCAGGTGGTGCGCGCGGTCGGCCAGGCCGACCCGCTCCAGTGCCTCCAGCGCCTCCTGCTGGTCGGTCATGCTGTGGAAGTATTGGGCCAGCATCACGTTCTCGAGCGCGGTCAGATAGGGGATGAGATGGAATTGCTGGAAGATGAAGCCGATCTTCTCGGCGCGAAAGCGGGCCAGCTCCGAGGCCGACAAGGCGGCCACGTTCTGTCCGTCGAGCCAGATCTCGCCCGAGCTGGGCTGGTCCAGGCACCCGATCAGGTTCACCAGCGTGGACTTCCCGGACCCCGACGGGCCCATCACCGCCAGCCACTCGCCGCGCTTGACCGAGAGCGTGACCTCGTCCAGCGCCCGGATGGTGCCGCCATTGCCCTCGGCCCGCGCCGGATAGAGCTTGCTGACGTGCTTGAGTTCGATCGACACTACTCTCCTCTCAGGATCGTGGCCGGCTGGACCCGCTGCAGCAGCCGCAACGGAAGCAACGCCGCGGCCAGCGAGATCAGCACGCTTCCCACCAGGACCGAGGGGAAGATGCTGAGGCGCGGCGAGACCGCCGCGCTGAGGTTGAACCTTGCGATCAGGAAGGCGATGCCCAATCCGCCAGCAAAGCCTGCGATCGCGCCCGCGGCACCCAAACCCACAGCCTCGGCCGCGAAGACGGCATTCACCGCGCGGTTGGAAGCCCCCAGCGCCTTCATCACCGCGAAGTCCTTGCGGCGGTCGAGCACCGAGGCGGTCAGGGTGGCCAGCAGGCATAGCGCCGCCGTCAGGATGATAAGCAGGGTAGAGGCCAGCAGCGTCATGCGAGTCTTGTTGAGCACGCGGCCTTCGGCCTCG is a genomic window containing:
- a CDS encoding tetratricopeptide repeat protein, which produces MASYRAKESRLAKQWEAKGHAFLQASQPSGAVEAFQNALRYDPTSQQLRYAMVDSLLTAGRSEQARSYLLNMWEHQPANGLVNLQLGRIAASRKDIRDATQYYHNAIYGVWDSSPQQNRLQARLELAHFLLGENGKREADAELLALVANSPPTADLAYTVGELFLQADDAANAERQFQSALQSSPREPKLLAAAGRAAFALKKYATAESYLEQAKSRGNTDAEITRLLDLTDLILKNDPLDRRVSFGARVQRTIQAMATATNRLEACASQTDKAGGTPPELEQMLQQLDSAQDKKKLQALRHDPDLLIGSAKVAFAAEEAAAESCGQPQGLDLALLLIGRSHSEGEQ
- a CDS encoding chloride channel protein → MSAATDRLRKPIPEQQFFLLLAIVIGVFSGLAVVCFRIAIEWCRLWLLGSALVPPSRRIILAPALIGLVVAVLVIRFFPRARGSGVNQTKGALYISDGYIPFNTVIGKFLTAGAAIGSGHSLGPEDPSLQIGAGLASLIGRKLHLSRERMRLVAPVGAAAGLAAAFNSPITAVLFVIEEVIGRWSAGILGSVVLAAVSSVVVERWFLGEAPLFRIPSIALNHPGELAAYAVLGVIGGIASVVFQKLIGLTRPRMKALPRWTQYFQPAAAGFLIGLIGLRFPQVMGAGYEFIDQAMHDQYTWQLLGLLAGFKILATTLSFSSGTPGGLFAPTLFVGAMLGGAVGSVERIFLPQLTVPIGAYALVGMGTLFAGFLRAPMTSVFMILEVSGNYGIIVPVIISNTIAYLISRAFQRTPIFDLLSVQDGVYLPSMEEERETTILRVEDAMRLPTVPPLLTISSIADSIALAEGSGEKHLLAVDPAGNWYGVGWTQMLELQRAGAGGQALSGAELMPVPVLHPDHALDVALRQIHTYPVMPVVHRVNIHELIGVVSVQDIVEAYRRAGRAAEDTKVAENLAAG
- a CDS encoding ATP-binding cassette domain-containing protein; this encodes MSIELKHVSKLYPARAEGNGGTIRALDEVTLSVKRGEWLAVMGPSGSGKSTLVNLIGCLDQPSSGEIWLDGQNVAALSASELARFRAEKIGFIFQQFHLIPYLTALENVMLAQYFHSMTDQQEALEALERVGLADRAHHLPAQLSGGEQQRVCIARALINDPSIILADEPTGNLDAQNEEIVLRLLRELHAQGRTIIMVTHDPVMARLAERRIDLHHGRIAAHEIFSLSDEEQFDEVLEEMWVLEEHGEPAEVERMSADGLLPVSVAVEKMAKLGLVSVQPHPPQVHDHKPVVNPCHEQIHHAGTGPADGSLLVEFTERGRAKASDIIRRHRLAERLFTQTLEMENEAEIEQQACKFEHILSPEATEKICALLGHPATCPHGAPIPAGPCCTRVRSESSASAKSTVYGD
- a CDS encoding FtsX-like permease family protein → WSVSAWPAKEGEALVGSRAQELLPQAGASFKLYFNNKPITLTNKGILQTGSGEDSRVYLDLREFAGWTGLGTSTIEVAVAGSSGDISQAITELQAAFPPARVEPVRQIVEAEGRVLNKTRMTLLASTLLIILTAALCLLATLTASVLDRRKDFAVMKALGASNRAVNAVFAAEAVGLGAAGAIAGFAGGLGIAFLIARFNLSAAVSPRLSIFPSVLVGSVLISLAAALLPLRLLQRVQPATILRGE